GACCGTAGCCGAAAGGAAAACCTAGTAGATTATGGTTTTAGGTTGCCTGCTGCTTTGGATAACAGACCTTTAAAATTTGAAGAGTTTGAGGCATTACAAAATCAGGTAATATATGTGAGTGCTACGCCAGCAGATTATGAACTACAGAAAACAGATGGTGTTTATGTTGAGCAAGTTATTAGGCCAACAGGATTATTAGATCCAATTATTGAAGTGCGCCCAAGCTTAAATCAAATAGATGATTTAATAGAGGAGATTCAAACTCGTGTAGATAAAGATCAGCGTACATTGGTAACCACGCTTACTAAGCGTATGGCAGAAGAGTTAGTAAAATATTTAACTCGAATAGATATACGCTGCAGGTATATACATAGTGATGTAGATACCTTGGAGCGAGTAGAAATAATGCAGGATTTACGAAAGGGTATTTTTGATGTTCTTGTAGGTGTTAATCTTCTTAGAGAAGGATTAGACTTGCCAGAAGTATCTTTAGTAGCAATTTTAGATGCAGACAAAGAAGGGTTTTTGCGTAGCAACAGATCGCTTACCCAAACTATTGGTCGTGCTGCAAGACACTTAGAAGGTAAAGCTATTATGTATGCAGATAAGATTACAGACAGTATGCAAAAAACAATAGATGAAACCGAATACCGCAGAACCAAACAAATAAACTACAACACCAAGCACAACATTACACCAACTGCTCTTAAAAAAGGTATAGATAGTGCATTGGCAGGCAAAAAAGTAGAACCTTATAAATTTGAAAAAGCACCGACTTTAAAAGCTGCGGAAGAAGAAGTGGCTTACTTTACAGAAGATCAGCTAGACAAGCGCATAAGAGAGGTTAGGAAAGCAATGGAAAAAGCTGCTAAAGAATTAGATTTTATTGAAGCCGCTAGGTTTAGAGATGAAATTAAAATGCTACAGCAGAAAAAAGAGAATCAAAAAGTTTAGGTTTGTACCTTACTCATTAAAACATACAACTTGTCATTTAAAAAATTAGAACCTTCAATTAAGCAAGTCCTTACAGAAAAGGAATTTATAGCGCCTACAAAATTTCAGAAACAAGCTATTTCTAAAATTAAAAGTGGTGTAAATCTGTTTGGAATTGGTCCAGAAGGTTGCGGTAAAACCACTGCATTAATTATAGGAGTTATTCAAAAACTAAAATCAGCTTTTGAAGATGCGCCTAGAGCATTAATAATTGTGGAGAACAAAGAGAAAGCTTTAGAGCTAGAATCACAATTTCTTCCTTTTTTAAAACCAACAGATTTAAGATTGTATTTGGCTTATGATGAGCAGCGTTTTGATCATCAAAAAGATGAAATTTATGATGGTGTAGATATTGTTATTGCTACTCCAAAAAGACTTACAGAGCTTTTTCAGAGAACAGGAATAAATGTTACGCAATTGCAAATGTACATTATAGATGATGCTGAGTTCTTGACAAGAGGAACTCAATTGTCTTTGGTAAACCGCATACCAGAAAGTATTCCCAAATGTCAATATATTATGAGTTCAACTCTATTTCATGACAAGCTAGAGCGCTTGCAGGACTCATTTATGTTTGGAGCCCACTTGGTAACCGTTAAATAAAAAAAGAACGGCACCAAATTATTTGAT
This region of Croceibacter atlanticus HTCC2559 genomic DNA includes:
- a CDS encoding DEAD/DEAH box helicase — its product is MSFKKLEPSIKQVLTEKEFIAPTKFQKQAISKIKSGVNLFGIGPEGCGKTTALIIGVIQKLKSAFEDAPRALIIVENKEKALELESQFLPFLKPTDLRLYLAYDEQRFDHQKDEIYDGVDIVIATPKRLTELFQRTGINVTQLQMYIIDDAEFLTRGTQLSLVNRIPESIPKCQYIMSSTLFHDKLERLQDSFMFGAHLVTVK